In Labrus bergylta chromosome 6, fLabBer1.1, whole genome shotgun sequence, the following proteins share a genomic window:
- the ect2 gene encoding protein ECT2 isoform X4, with product MADSSILTLGTARSLLDSSVYDSRIAETTKDHVFLGMACEDGEDMHPKVETRVVLVGEAGRNGALVKALQDINTPCLITDSVQEFGDGENTEFETVFVLTDFDCPEYSYLYKRDNRIVGPPVVLHCAAKEEPLQFSCRPLYSTTMLNLSLCFTGFRNKEEMKNLVNLVHHMGGTIRKDFSTKVTHLIAYSTHGEKYRLAVCMGTPILTPLWILKAWEKRDEELFHAGEEEFRTEFKVPPFQDCVLSFLGFSDEEKVNMEERTLKHGGSYLEVGDERCTHMVVEENSVKELPFSPTKQLYVVKQEWFWGSIQMDARAGESMYLYEKNDSPAMKKAVSLLSITTPNSNRKRRRFRDTLAQLTKETEISPFPPPRKRPSAEHSLSMGSLLDISNTPDTCKALAESSKPSKSSTPALSKQSARWQVSKELYQTESNYVDILSTILQLFKIPLEKEEQVGGPILAQEEMKTIFGSIPDIYEVHKKIKSDLEELLTDWSEDRSVGDIILKYSRELVRAYPPFVNFFEMSKETIVRCEKQKPRFHAFLKINQSKPECGRQTLVELLIRPVQRLPSVALLLNDIKKHTSDDNPDKITLEKAIESLREVMTHINEDKRKTEGQKQIFDVVYEVDGCPANLLSSHRSLVHRVETIALGDQPCDRGEHVTLFLFNDCLEIARKRHKVINTFKSPLGQTRPPPPLKHIALMPLSQIRRVLDLQDTEECVNAFALVVRPPTEQENLLFSFKLAGEETVKSTWLRTLCRHVANTICRADAEDMIQCTDPDSLQVSTKDMDSTLSKASRAIKKTSKKVTRAFSFTKTPKRVIQRAFMANSTPDEKSQRLSCENRIGSSSTLAAHHSPSMVNLPSMFERKYHTFSRSTTHLF from the exons ATGGCTGACAGCAGCATACTGACTTTAGGGACAGCTCGGAGTCTGTTGGACTCTTCAGTCTATGATTCGAGGATCGCCGAAACCACCAAGGACCATGTATTTCTGGGCATGGCATGTGAAGATGGGGAAG ACATGCATCCAAAAGTGGAGACGAGGGTCGTTCTGGTGGGAGAAGCCGGCAGAAATGGAGCTCTGGTCAAAGCCCTGCAG GACATCAACACGCCGTGCCTGATTACAGACAGCGTCCAGGAGTTTGGAGACGGAGAGAACACGGAGTTCGAGACAGTCTTCGTCCTAACAGACTTTGATTGTCCCGAGTACAGCTACCTCTACAAACGGGACAACCGCATTGTGGGGCCTCCTGTTGTCCTGCACTGTGCTGCAAAGGAGGAA CCTTTACAGTTTTCCTGTCGTCCTCTCTACTCCACCACAATGCTCAACCTGTCGCTGTGCTTCACTGGCTtcagaaacaaagaggaaatg AAAAACCTGGTGAACCTGGTGCATCACATGGGTGGAACCATCCGGAAAGACTTCAGCACCAAGGTTACTCATCTCATCGCCTACTCCACCCACGGAGAAAAATACAGG CTGGCGGTGTGCATGGGGACCCCCATCCTCACTCCGTTGTGGATTCTCAAGGCCTGGgagaagagagatgaaga GCTCTTCCATGCAGGAGAAGAGGAGTTTCGGACAGAGTTCAAAGTACCTCCATTCCAGGACTGCGTGCTTAGTTTTTTGGGTTTCTCCGATGAAGAGAAGGTCAACATGGAGGAGAGAACTCTCAAACATG GCGGCAGTTATCTCGAGGTCGGAGATGAGAGGTGTACGCACATGGTGGTGGAGGAGAACTCGGTGAAGGAGCTGCCATTCTCTCCGACAAAACAACTCTATGTGGTCAAACAGGAG TGGTTCTGGGGAAGCATTCAGATGGACGCCCGGGCCGGGGAGTCCATGTATCTCTACGAGAAG AACGACAGCCCGGCCATGAAGAAGGCCGTGTCCCTCCTGTCCATCACCACCCCCAACAGCAACCGTAAACGCAGACGTTTCAGGGACACGCTGGCTCAGCTAACCAAGGAGACGGAGATCTCCCCCTTCCCTCCACCGCGCAAGAGGCCGTCAGCAGAGCACTCCCTCTCCATGGGTTCTCTGCTGGACATCTCCAACACCCCTGACACATGTAAAGCCTTAGCAG AGAGTTCAAAGCCCTCCAAGAGTTCAACTCCGGCTCTGTCCAAGCAGTCAGCCAGGTGGCAGGTCTCCAAGGAGCTCTACCAGACTGAGAGCAACTACGTGGACATTTTAAGCACCATCCTCCAg ctttTCAAGATTCCTTTAGAGAAAGAGGAGCAGGTGGGCGGACCCATTCTGGCCCAAGAGGAAATGAAGACAATATTTGGAAGCATCCCAGACATCTACGAggttcacaaaaaaataaag AGTGATCTTGAGGAACTCCTGACAGACTGGTCAGAGGACAGGAGCGTCGGCGACATCATTCTCAAATAT TCGAGAGAGCTGGTCAGGGCCTACCCTCCCtttgtcaatttttttgaaatgAGCAAGGAGACCATTGTTCGCTGTGAGAAACAAAAGCCACGCTTCCACGCTTTTCTCAAG ATCAACCAGTCCAAGCCGGAGTGCGGCAGACAGACGCTGGTGGAGCTGCTCATCAGACCTGTTCAGAGACTGCCCAGTGTAGCTCTTCTTCTTAACG ACATAAAGAAGCATACGTCAGATGACAACCCAGACAAGATAACACTGGAGAAAGCAATTGAGTCTCTGAGAGAAGTCATGAC CCATATCAACGAGGACAAGAGGAAGACTGAAGGCCAGAAGCAGATCTTTGATGTCGTTTATGAAGTTGACGGCTGTCCT GCCAACTTGCTGTCCTCCCATCGCAGCCTGGTTCACAGAGTAGAAACGATTGCCCTGGGAGACCAGCCCTGTGACCGCGGGGAACATGTgaccctcttcctcttcaatgACTGCCTAGAG ATTGCGAGGAAGCGACACAAGGTGATCAATACATTCAAGAGTCCACTGGGACAGACAAGACCGCCGCCCCCGCTCAAGCACATTGCACTGATGCCACTGTCCCAGATACGAAGAGTGCTGGACCTGCAGGACACAGAAG AGTGTGTGAATGCCTTCGCCTTGGTGGTTCGCCCTCCGACTGAACAGGAGAACTTGTTGTTCAGTTTTAAACTGGCTGGAGAGGAAACCGTTAAAAGCACCTGGCTGCGAACACTTTGCCGCCATGTTGCCAACACCATCTGCAGGGCTGACGCG GAGGACATGATTCAGTGCACGGACCCAGACTCACTACAGGTCAGCACAAAGGATATGGACAGCACCCTGAGCAAAGCCTCCAGGGCCATCAAGAAAACTTCCAAAAAG GTAACGAGGGCCTTTTCCTTCACCAAGACCCCGAAGCGTGTGATCCAGAGGGCATTCATGGCCAACAGTACACCAGACGAGAAAAGCCAGAGGCTGAGTTGTGAAAACCGCATTGGCAGCAGTTCCACTCTGGCT
- the ect2 gene encoding protein ECT2 isoform X2, with translation MADSSILTLGTARSLLDSSVYDSRIAETTKDHVFLGMACEDGEDMHPKVETRVVLVGEAGRNGALVKALQDINTPCLITDSVQEFGDGENTEFETVFVLTDFDCPEYSYLYKRDNRIVGPPVVLHCAAKEEPLQFSCRPLYSTTMLNLSLCFTGFRNKEEMKNLVNLVHHMGGTIRKDFSTKVTHLIAYSTHGEKYRLAVCMGTPILTPLWILKAWEKRDEELFHAGEEEFRTEFKVPPFQDCVLSFLGFSDEEKVNMEERTLKHGGSYLEVGDERCTHMVVEENSVKELPFSPTKQLYVVKQEWFWGSIQMDARAGESMYLYEKNDSPAMKKAVSLLSITTPNSNRKRRRFRDTLAQLTKETEISPFPPPRKRPSAEHSLSMGSLLDISNTPDTCKALAESSKPSKSSTPALSKQSARWQVSKELYQTESNYVDILSTILQLFKIPLEKEEQVGGPILAQEEMKTIFGSIPDIYEVHKKIKSDLEELLTDWSEDRSVGDIILKYSRELVRAYPPFVNFFEMSKETIVRCEKQKPRFHAFLKINQSKPECGRQTLVELLIRPVQRLPSVALLLNDIKKHTSDDNPDKITLEKAIESLREVMTHINEDKRKTEGQKQIFDVVYEVDGCPANLLSSHRSLVHRVETIALGDQPCDRGEHVTLFLFNDCLEIARKRHKVINTFKSPLGQTRPPPPLKHIALMPLSQIRRVLDLQDTEECVNAFALVVRPPTEQENLLFSFKLAGEETVKSTWLRTLCRHVANTICRADAEDMIQCTDPDSLQVSTKDMDSTLSKASRAIKKTSKKVTRAFSFTKTPKRVIQRAFMANSTPDEKSQRLSCENRIGSSSTLAMSRSTSTFSLSDSAKGSAMVQRSNSLDHPPIRARVSVCMRNPSSQHQTPPRIPNARPEYSQGLHPNYYNQERKSILHAPLSAQSTQPQSAPYNSQQPTSSPHRSSTSIPAVPNLVQANTNTSQPKPSQHVPRHLPSVGIQRRFPAPQQVNVKGKIFSEASRDPLVALDPRKAILTSPRRETLL, from the exons ATGGCTGACAGCAGCATACTGACTTTAGGGACAGCTCGGAGTCTGTTGGACTCTTCAGTCTATGATTCGAGGATCGCCGAAACCACCAAGGACCATGTATTTCTGGGCATGGCATGTGAAGATGGGGAAG ACATGCATCCAAAAGTGGAGACGAGGGTCGTTCTGGTGGGAGAAGCCGGCAGAAATGGAGCTCTGGTCAAAGCCCTGCAG GACATCAACACGCCGTGCCTGATTACAGACAGCGTCCAGGAGTTTGGAGACGGAGAGAACACGGAGTTCGAGACAGTCTTCGTCCTAACAGACTTTGATTGTCCCGAGTACAGCTACCTCTACAAACGGGACAACCGCATTGTGGGGCCTCCTGTTGTCCTGCACTGTGCTGCAAAGGAGGAA CCTTTACAGTTTTCCTGTCGTCCTCTCTACTCCACCACAATGCTCAACCTGTCGCTGTGCTTCACTGGCTtcagaaacaaagaggaaatg AAAAACCTGGTGAACCTGGTGCATCACATGGGTGGAACCATCCGGAAAGACTTCAGCACCAAGGTTACTCATCTCATCGCCTACTCCACCCACGGAGAAAAATACAGG CTGGCGGTGTGCATGGGGACCCCCATCCTCACTCCGTTGTGGATTCTCAAGGCCTGGgagaagagagatgaaga GCTCTTCCATGCAGGAGAAGAGGAGTTTCGGACAGAGTTCAAAGTACCTCCATTCCAGGACTGCGTGCTTAGTTTTTTGGGTTTCTCCGATGAAGAGAAGGTCAACATGGAGGAGAGAACTCTCAAACATG GCGGCAGTTATCTCGAGGTCGGAGATGAGAGGTGTACGCACATGGTGGTGGAGGAGAACTCGGTGAAGGAGCTGCCATTCTCTCCGACAAAACAACTCTATGTGGTCAAACAGGAG TGGTTCTGGGGAAGCATTCAGATGGACGCCCGGGCCGGGGAGTCCATGTATCTCTACGAGAAG AACGACAGCCCGGCCATGAAGAAGGCCGTGTCCCTCCTGTCCATCACCACCCCCAACAGCAACCGTAAACGCAGACGTTTCAGGGACACGCTGGCTCAGCTAACCAAGGAGACGGAGATCTCCCCCTTCCCTCCACCGCGCAAGAGGCCGTCAGCAGAGCACTCCCTCTCCATGGGTTCTCTGCTGGACATCTCCAACACCCCTGACACATGTAAAGCCTTAGCAG AGAGTTCAAAGCCCTCCAAGAGTTCAACTCCGGCTCTGTCCAAGCAGTCAGCCAGGTGGCAGGTCTCCAAGGAGCTCTACCAGACTGAGAGCAACTACGTGGACATTTTAAGCACCATCCTCCAg ctttTCAAGATTCCTTTAGAGAAAGAGGAGCAGGTGGGCGGACCCATTCTGGCCCAAGAGGAAATGAAGACAATATTTGGAAGCATCCCAGACATCTACGAggttcacaaaaaaataaag AGTGATCTTGAGGAACTCCTGACAGACTGGTCAGAGGACAGGAGCGTCGGCGACATCATTCTCAAATAT TCGAGAGAGCTGGTCAGGGCCTACCCTCCCtttgtcaatttttttgaaatgAGCAAGGAGACCATTGTTCGCTGTGAGAAACAAAAGCCACGCTTCCACGCTTTTCTCAAG ATCAACCAGTCCAAGCCGGAGTGCGGCAGACAGACGCTGGTGGAGCTGCTCATCAGACCTGTTCAGAGACTGCCCAGTGTAGCTCTTCTTCTTAACG ACATAAAGAAGCATACGTCAGATGACAACCCAGACAAGATAACACTGGAGAAAGCAATTGAGTCTCTGAGAGAAGTCATGAC CCATATCAACGAGGACAAGAGGAAGACTGAAGGCCAGAAGCAGATCTTTGATGTCGTTTATGAAGTTGACGGCTGTCCT GCCAACTTGCTGTCCTCCCATCGCAGCCTGGTTCACAGAGTAGAAACGATTGCCCTGGGAGACCAGCCCTGTGACCGCGGGGAACATGTgaccctcttcctcttcaatgACTGCCTAGAG ATTGCGAGGAAGCGACACAAGGTGATCAATACATTCAAGAGTCCACTGGGACAGACAAGACCGCCGCCCCCGCTCAAGCACATTGCACTGATGCCACTGTCCCAGATACGAAGAGTGCTGGACCTGCAGGACACAGAAG AGTGTGTGAATGCCTTCGCCTTGGTGGTTCGCCCTCCGACTGAACAGGAGAACTTGTTGTTCAGTTTTAAACTGGCTGGAGAGGAAACCGTTAAAAGCACCTGGCTGCGAACACTTTGCCGCCATGTTGCCAACACCATCTGCAGGGCTGACGCG GAGGACATGATTCAGTGCACGGACCCAGACTCACTACAGGTCAGCACAAAGGATATGGACAGCACCCTGAGCAAAGCCTCCAGGGCCATCAAGAAAACTTCCAAAAAG GTAACGAGGGCCTTTTCCTTCACCAAGACCCCGAAGCGTGTGATCCAGAGGGCATTCATGGCCAACAGTACACCAGACGAGAAAAGCCAGAGGCTGAGTTGTGAAAACCGCATTGGCAGCAGTTCCACTCTGGCT ATGTCTCGCTCTACCTCAACATTCAGTTTGAGTGATTCTGCCAAGGGTAGTGCCATGGTGCAGCGCTCAAACTCTCTGGACCATCCTCCAATCAGAGCTAGGGTCTCTGTCTGCATGCGTAACCCCTCCAGCCAACACCAAACTCCCCCTCGTATCCCCAACGCTCGCCCAGAGTACAGCCAAGGCCTGCACCCAAACTATTACAACCAAGAACGCAAGTCCATCCTTCATGCTCCATTATCAGCCCAATCAACTCAACCCCAATCAGCCCCGTACAATTCCCAACAGCCGACATCTTCACCCCATCGCAGCTCCACTTCCATTCCAGCTGTC
- the ect2 gene encoding protein ECT2 isoform X3, with amino-acid sequence MADSSILTLGTARSLLDSSVYDSRIAETTKDHVFLGMACEDGEDMHPKVETRVVLVGEAGRNGALVKALQAIKVMEVPVVKIREGEAGAEEKMMIKSIVNMDINTPCLITDSVQEFGDGENTEFETVFVLTDFDCPEYSYLYKRDNRIVGPPVVLHCAAKEEPLQFSCRPLYSTTMLNLSLCFTGFRNKEEMKNLVNLVHHMGGTIRKDFSTKVTHLIAYSTHGEKYRLAVCMGTPILTPLWILKAWEKRDEELFHAGEEEFRTEFKVPPFQDCVLSFLGFSDEEKVNMEERTLKHGGSYLEVGDERCTHMVVEENSVKELPFSPTKQLYVVKQEWFWGSIQMDARAGESMYLYEKNDSPAMKKAVSLLSITTPNSNRKRRRFRDTLAQLTKETEISPFPPPRKRPSAEHSLSMGSLLDISNTPDTCKALAESSKPSKSSTPALSKQSARWQVSKELYQTESNYVDILSTILQLFKIPLEKEEQVGGPILAQEEMKTIFGSIPDIYEVHKKIKSDLEELLTDWSEDRSVGDIILKYSRELVRAYPPFVNFFEMSKETIVRCEKQKPRFHAFLKINQSKPECGRQTLVELLIRPVQRLPSVALLLNDIKKHTSDDNPDKITLEKAIESLREVMTHINEDKRKTEGQKQIFDVVYEVDGCPANLLSSHRSLVHRVETIALGDQPCDRGEHVTLFLFNDCLEIARKRHKVINTFKSPLGQTRPPPPLKHIALMPLSQIRRVLDLQDTEECVNAFALVVRPPTEQENLLFSFKLAGEETVKSTWLRTLCRHVANTICRADAEDMIQCTDPDSLQVSTKDMDSTLSKASRAIKKTSKKVTRAFSFTKTPKRVIQRAFMANSTPDEKSQRLSCENRIGSSSTLAAHHSPSMVNLPSMFERKYHTFSRSTTHLF; translated from the exons ATGGCTGACAGCAGCATACTGACTTTAGGGACAGCTCGGAGTCTGTTGGACTCTTCAGTCTATGATTCGAGGATCGCCGAAACCACCAAGGACCATGTATTTCTGGGCATGGCATGTGAAGATGGGGAAG ACATGCATCCAAAAGTGGAGACGAGGGTCGTTCTGGTGGGAGAAGCCGGCAGAAATGGAGCTCTGGTCAAAGCCCTGCAG GCCATCAAAGTAATGGAGGTACCCGTGGTAAAGATAAGGGAAGGCGAGGCGGGtgctgaggagaaaatgatgATAAAATCTATAGTCAATATG GACATCAACACGCCGTGCCTGATTACAGACAGCGTCCAGGAGTTTGGAGACGGAGAGAACACGGAGTTCGAGACAGTCTTCGTCCTAACAGACTTTGATTGTCCCGAGTACAGCTACCTCTACAAACGGGACAACCGCATTGTGGGGCCTCCTGTTGTCCTGCACTGTGCTGCAAAGGAGGAA CCTTTACAGTTTTCCTGTCGTCCTCTCTACTCCACCACAATGCTCAACCTGTCGCTGTGCTTCACTGGCTtcagaaacaaagaggaaatg AAAAACCTGGTGAACCTGGTGCATCACATGGGTGGAACCATCCGGAAAGACTTCAGCACCAAGGTTACTCATCTCATCGCCTACTCCACCCACGGAGAAAAATACAGG CTGGCGGTGTGCATGGGGACCCCCATCCTCACTCCGTTGTGGATTCTCAAGGCCTGGgagaagagagatgaaga GCTCTTCCATGCAGGAGAAGAGGAGTTTCGGACAGAGTTCAAAGTACCTCCATTCCAGGACTGCGTGCTTAGTTTTTTGGGTTTCTCCGATGAAGAGAAGGTCAACATGGAGGAGAGAACTCTCAAACATG GCGGCAGTTATCTCGAGGTCGGAGATGAGAGGTGTACGCACATGGTGGTGGAGGAGAACTCGGTGAAGGAGCTGCCATTCTCTCCGACAAAACAACTCTATGTGGTCAAACAGGAG TGGTTCTGGGGAAGCATTCAGATGGACGCCCGGGCCGGGGAGTCCATGTATCTCTACGAGAAG AACGACAGCCCGGCCATGAAGAAGGCCGTGTCCCTCCTGTCCATCACCACCCCCAACAGCAACCGTAAACGCAGACGTTTCAGGGACACGCTGGCTCAGCTAACCAAGGAGACGGAGATCTCCCCCTTCCCTCCACCGCGCAAGAGGCCGTCAGCAGAGCACTCCCTCTCCATGGGTTCTCTGCTGGACATCTCCAACACCCCTGACACATGTAAAGCCTTAGCAG AGAGTTCAAAGCCCTCCAAGAGTTCAACTCCGGCTCTGTCCAAGCAGTCAGCCAGGTGGCAGGTCTCCAAGGAGCTCTACCAGACTGAGAGCAACTACGTGGACATTTTAAGCACCATCCTCCAg ctttTCAAGATTCCTTTAGAGAAAGAGGAGCAGGTGGGCGGACCCATTCTGGCCCAAGAGGAAATGAAGACAATATTTGGAAGCATCCCAGACATCTACGAggttcacaaaaaaataaag AGTGATCTTGAGGAACTCCTGACAGACTGGTCAGAGGACAGGAGCGTCGGCGACATCATTCTCAAATAT TCGAGAGAGCTGGTCAGGGCCTACCCTCCCtttgtcaatttttttgaaatgAGCAAGGAGACCATTGTTCGCTGTGAGAAACAAAAGCCACGCTTCCACGCTTTTCTCAAG ATCAACCAGTCCAAGCCGGAGTGCGGCAGACAGACGCTGGTGGAGCTGCTCATCAGACCTGTTCAGAGACTGCCCAGTGTAGCTCTTCTTCTTAACG ACATAAAGAAGCATACGTCAGATGACAACCCAGACAAGATAACACTGGAGAAAGCAATTGAGTCTCTGAGAGAAGTCATGAC CCATATCAACGAGGACAAGAGGAAGACTGAAGGCCAGAAGCAGATCTTTGATGTCGTTTATGAAGTTGACGGCTGTCCT GCCAACTTGCTGTCCTCCCATCGCAGCCTGGTTCACAGAGTAGAAACGATTGCCCTGGGAGACCAGCCCTGTGACCGCGGGGAACATGTgaccctcttcctcttcaatgACTGCCTAGAG ATTGCGAGGAAGCGACACAAGGTGATCAATACATTCAAGAGTCCACTGGGACAGACAAGACCGCCGCCCCCGCTCAAGCACATTGCACTGATGCCACTGTCCCAGATACGAAGAGTGCTGGACCTGCAGGACACAGAAG AGTGTGTGAATGCCTTCGCCTTGGTGGTTCGCCCTCCGACTGAACAGGAGAACTTGTTGTTCAGTTTTAAACTGGCTGGAGAGGAAACCGTTAAAAGCACCTGGCTGCGAACACTTTGCCGCCATGTTGCCAACACCATCTGCAGGGCTGACGCG GAGGACATGATTCAGTGCACGGACCCAGACTCACTACAGGTCAGCACAAAGGATATGGACAGCACCCTGAGCAAAGCCTCCAGGGCCATCAAGAAAACTTCCAAAAAG GTAACGAGGGCCTTTTCCTTCACCAAGACCCCGAAGCGTGTGATCCAGAGGGCATTCATGGCCAACAGTACACCAGACGAGAAAAGCCAGAGGCTGAGTTGTGAAAACCGCATTGGCAGCAGTTCCACTCTGGCT